A DNA window from Peromyscus leucopus breed LL Stock chromosome 3, UCI_PerLeu_2.1, whole genome shotgun sequence contains the following coding sequences:
- the Lsm8 gene encoding LSM8 homolog, U6 small nuclear RNA associated isoform X2, whose protein sequence is MTSALENYINRIRGRAAAQAGAGPGAAARGELGVPGRGGVIRTDPGLVPPITDPRVLRTFLQVAFRLVVPDSARLVCSNTGTKMNCFPEDYQFR, encoded by the exons ATGACGTCTGCCTTGGAGAACTACATCAACCGTATCCGCGGGCGGGCGGCTGCTCAGGCGGGGGCGGGACCGGGGGCCGCGGCGCGGGGAGAACTCGGGGTCCCGGGGCGCGGCGGGGTCATCCGGACCGACCCGGGACTCGTTCCCCCCATCACAGATCCCAGAGTCCTCAGAACTTTCCTGCAAGTAGCCTTTCGGTTGGTTGTTCCCGATTCCGCAAGGCTTGTGTGTTCCAACACCGGGACTAAGATGAACTGTTTTCCCGAGGACTATCAGTTC AGGTGA